From one Catenuloplanes nepalensis genomic stretch:
- a CDS encoding zf-HC2 domain-containing protein: MADDVCAEPRLRAALGLYLTGALPEEELSAVESHLGTCAVCLADAERLGEAAALLALLSETDRRELVAEFGTVPGGEQDLPMVPVTVTEQAHVPQPAPRRARPATARPPAGPGGGTRPGGRRVRRPRLLLAAVGLVVVALLSAGAVLGASLLGGLGGRDPVTLVTNAEDQGTGATLSVTVIDQGGTVTLKATLSGLRAGEVYRFYVRDVDDRDELLSEVTGTGGTVEVSGPCPVPIDRLTEFSVTASDGSLVVLAVVDRGAGSGTPD; the protein is encoded by the coding sequence GTGGCTGACGACGTCTGTGCCGAGCCGCGGCTCCGCGCCGCGCTCGGCCTCTACCTGACCGGTGCGCTCCCCGAAGAGGAGCTCAGCGCGGTCGAGTCACACCTCGGCACCTGCGCGGTGTGCCTGGCGGACGCGGAACGGCTCGGAGAGGCGGCGGCGCTGCTCGCGCTCCTCTCCGAGACGGACCGCCGTGAGCTGGTGGCCGAGTTCGGCACCGTCCCGGGCGGGGAGCAGGATCTGCCCATGGTGCCGGTCACGGTGACGGAACAGGCGCACGTCCCGCAGCCGGCGCCCCGCCGGGCCAGGCCGGCGACGGCCCGCCCACCGGCCGGGCCCGGTGGCGGCACCCGTCCCGGCGGCCGGCGGGTCCGCCGCCCCCGGCTTCTGCTGGCCGCCGTCGGCCTGGTCGTGGTCGCGCTGCTCTCGGCCGGTGCCGTGCTCGGCGCCTCCCTGCTCGGTGGTCTCGGCGGCCGGGACCCGGTGACGCTGGTGACCAACGCCGAGGACCAGGGCACCGGCGCGACCCTCTCCGTCACGGTCATCGACCAGGGCGGGACCGTCACGCTGAAGGCCACGCTCAGCGGTCTGCGGGCCGGTGAGGTCTACCGGTTCTACGTCCGCGACGTCGACGACCGGGACGAGCTGCTCTCCGAGGTGACCGGCACCGGCGGCACGGTCGAGGTCAGCGGTCCGTGCCCGGTCCCGATCGACCGCCTCACCGAGTTCAGCGTCACCGCGTCCGACGGTTCGCTGGTAGTGCTGGCGGTCGTGGACCGTGGCGCGGGCTCCGGCACGCCGGACTGA
- a CDS encoding anti-sigma factor family protein, translating to MTADRCTDEATRTLLGLYALGRLSAAEHARTVAHLADCTACRAEVAELDRVTSALGLLTADDIAEILAEDEDLPHRPPPPRAPVCHGARGTRDRRPGRASVGTLARGTAPLPDLPPGV from the coding sequence ATGACCGCGGACCGCTGCACCGACGAGGCAACCCGCACGCTTCTCGGGCTCTACGCGCTCGGCCGGCTCTCCGCCGCCGAACATGCGCGGACCGTCGCGCACCTCGCCGATTGCACGGCCTGCCGCGCCGAGGTCGCGGAGCTGGACCGGGTCACCTCCGCGCTCGGCCTGCTGACCGCCGATGACATCGCCGAGATCCTCGCCGAGGACGAGGACCTCCCGCACCGCCCGCCGCCCCCGCGAGCCCCGGTCTGTCACGGCGCCCGCGGCACCCGCGACCGCCGGCCCGGCCGCGCCTCCGTCGGCACGCTCGCCCGCGGCACCGCCCCCCTACCCGACCTTCCTCCCGGCGTCTGA
- a CDS encoding S8 family serine peptidase — protein MITPRPMGRIAAALAAVLLAIVIPAVPAAAAADEYVLYYTVTASYQGQPENLGGVASRFLGDAGRATEIFNLNTGRQQPDGGALSDPNKLTTGWYLVLPWDAVGPGVQYGVLPTTAPAPGGTAPAPSGTGAPANPANPANPANPANPPSSPGGAGPSGAPASPQPKPPGGTPESGKCVAATAASSPSNWAMTRVAADLAWPYTRGNGIAVAVIDSGVDAQATQLLGRVQPGVNVVTGENIGNVDCLGTGTAMAGLIAAQPAEKDPFTGVAPDSIVLPIRVVTDNATADPAAQAAAIDVALQLQPSVLALGSYVDITADPVVRSVQKALDLGIPVVAAAPTTSGGVTPPEDVILVGGVGVDGKLAEEYAAETVEVVAPGVNVSSLGINGTTFVGSGTQYAVAMTAGTVALIRGYNSNLNPKQVAHRLSATAAQMGDGKPDPRYGHGMINPEAAVTRELPEEATLVSADNRDSTPISGSEEIRIAFLLTVLAGLVLSALLVLRFRRTMRAAATEDDLDDDWPAGDPPKDEAKPTEPSSAGSH, from the coding sequence GTGATTACGCCCCGACCGATGGGCCGGATCGCGGCGGCGCTCGCCGCGGTCCTGCTCGCCATCGTCATCCCCGCCGTTCCGGCCGCGGCCGCCGCCGACGAGTACGTGCTGTACTACACGGTCACCGCGTCCTACCAGGGTCAGCCGGAGAACCTCGGCGGCGTCGCGTCCCGGTTCCTCGGCGACGCCGGGCGCGCGACCGAGATCTTCAACCTGAACACCGGCCGGCAGCAGCCGGACGGCGGCGCGCTCAGCGACCCGAACAAGCTGACCACCGGGTGGTACCTGGTGCTGCCGTGGGACGCGGTCGGCCCTGGCGTGCAGTACGGCGTGCTGCCGACCACCGCGCCCGCGCCCGGTGGCACCGCGCCGGCCCCGTCCGGCACCGGCGCGCCGGCCAACCCGGCCAACCCGGCGAATCCGGCGAATCCGGCCAACCCGCCGTCGTCGCCGGGTGGTGCCGGCCCGTCCGGCGCACCGGCGTCGCCTCAGCCGAAGCCGCCGGGCGGTACGCCGGAGTCCGGCAAGTGTGTCGCGGCGACCGCGGCCAGCTCCCCGTCCAACTGGGCGATGACCCGGGTCGCGGCCGACCTGGCGTGGCCGTACACCCGGGGCAACGGCATCGCCGTCGCCGTCATCGACTCCGGTGTGGACGCTCAGGCCACCCAGCTGCTCGGCCGGGTGCAGCCCGGCGTCAACGTCGTCACCGGCGAGAACATCGGCAACGTGGACTGCCTCGGCACCGGCACCGCGATGGCGGGCCTGATCGCCGCGCAGCCGGCCGAGAAGGACCCGTTCACCGGTGTGGCGCCGGACTCCATCGTGCTGCCGATCCGGGTGGTGACGGACAACGCGACGGCGGACCCGGCCGCGCAGGCCGCGGCCATCGACGTCGCGCTCCAGCTGCAGCCCAGCGTGCTGGCACTCGGCTCCTACGTGGACATCACGGCCGACCCGGTGGTGCGGAGCGTGCAGAAGGCGCTGGACCTGGGCATCCCGGTGGTGGCCGCCGCGCCGACCACGTCCGGTGGCGTCACGCCGCCGGAGGACGTGATCCTGGTCGGCGGCGTGGGCGTCGACGGCAAGCTCGCGGAGGAGTACGCGGCCGAGACCGTCGAGGTGGTGGCGCCCGGCGTGAACGTCTCCAGCCTCGGCATCAACGGCACCACGTTCGTCGGCAGCGGCACGCAGTACGCGGTGGCGATGACCGCCGGCACGGTCGCGCTGATCCGTGGCTACAACTCGAACCTGAACCCGAAGCAGGTCGCGCACCGGCTGTCGGCGACCGCCGCCCAGATGGGCGACGGCAAGCCCGATCCCCGGTACGGCCACGGCATGATCAACCCGGAGGCCGCGGTCACCCGCGAGCTGCCCGAGGAGGCCACGCTGGTGTCGGCGGACAACCGGGACTCGACCCCGATCTCCGGCAGCGAGGAGATCCGAATCGCGTTCCTGCTCACGGTCCTGGCCGGTCTGGTGCTCAGTGCGCTGCTCGTGCTGCGCTTCCGGCGCACCATGCGGGCGGCGGCGACCGAGGATGACCTGGACGACGACTGGCCGGCCGGCGACCCGCCGAAGGACGAGGCCAAGCCTACCGAGCCCAGCTCGGCCGGATCGCACTGA
- a CDS encoding discoidin domain-containing protein, with protein MASPDPGPAEGAASPGSDGTESPLRPGDGTATRPTDSAAPPAPVDGGAHLAPVDGGAHLAPADGGAHSTSVGSRDYSASVDGGARPAPGDSGAHPAPVESRDHLAPADGGAPPSRVGDSRPSRSGGFSVPSASGAHSVQSGDGAPPVRRAVALSGLPPYEIGPPGNPPPAPASLTRGARRAAGTRSTVPDADPRPATETPTRPGPAVSLPSVRPVPLPAPPAVEDDGGVRHPPAAPAPPRPVAEQFRPWLVPLVLVGVVAITAALIGGNHLPGGRNADGPEAVVQAPPGTGVTIITLGPPSAPPSAPPSATVAPTGSPTPATGAPAASGAPAAPATSAPAPASKGAAVPGRPNPGRADLALGRPATASSVQDGASQWAASKAVDDDPASRWSSEFQVDPQWIQVDLGEVWSITTVEIVWERAFAQAYHVDVSTDGSDWKRVYATTSGAEGLATISAGPAPGRYVRITGTARSTESDHLLYGYSILECRIR; from the coding sequence ATGGCGAGTCCTGACCCCGGACCCGCCGAAGGCGCCGCGTCGCCGGGCAGCGACGGCACCGAGTCGCCGCTCCGGCCCGGCGACGGGACCGCGACCCGGCCGACGGACAGCGCCGCTCCTCCCGCGCCGGTGGACGGCGGTGCTCATCTCGCGCCGGTGGACGGCGGTGCTCATCTCGCGCCGGCGGACGGCGGCGCCCATTCCACGTCGGTGGGCAGCCGTGACTATTCCGCGTCGGTGGACGGCGGCGCTCGTCCCGCTCCGGGCGACAGCGGCGCTCATCCCGCGCCGGTGGAGAGCCGTGACCATCTTGCGCCGGCGGACGGCGGTGCCCCGCCCTCGCGGGTCGGCGACAGCCGGCCGTCGCGCAGCGGCGGTTTCTCCGTCCCGTCCGCGAGTGGCGCGCACTCCGTGCAGTCCGGGGACGGGGCGCCGCCGGTGCGGCGCGCGGTGGCGCTCAGCGGCCTGCCACCGTACGAGATCGGCCCGCCGGGCAACCCGCCGCCCGCCCCGGCGTCACTGACCCGCGGCGCGCGGCGCGCGGCCGGCACCCGGTCCACCGTGCCCGACGCGGACCCGCGGCCGGCTACGGAGACTCCCACCCGTCCCGGCCCGGCTGTCTCGCTGCCGTCCGTCCGCCCGGTCCCGCTTCCCGCCCCGCCCGCCGTCGAGGACGACGGCGGCGTGCGGCACCCGCCGGCCGCCCCCGCGCCGCCCCGGCCGGTCGCCGAGCAGTTCCGCCCCTGGCTGGTCCCGCTGGTGCTGGTCGGCGTGGTGGCGATCACCGCGGCGCTGATCGGGGGCAACCACCTCCCCGGCGGCCGGAACGCGGACGGTCCCGAGGCGGTGGTGCAGGCGCCGCCCGGCACCGGGGTCACCATCATCACGCTCGGCCCGCCCTCCGCCCCGCCGTCCGCGCCGCCGTCCGCCACCGTGGCACCGACCGGTTCGCCGACGCCGGCAACCGGTGCGCCCGCCGCGTCCGGTGCCCCGGCCGCACCCGCCACCTCCGCCCCGGCGCCGGCCTCGAAGGGCGCCGCCGTCCCGGGCCGGCCCAATCCCGGCCGGGCCGATCTGGCGCTGGGCCGCCCGGCCACCGCATCCAGCGTCCAGGACGGCGCCTCGCAGTGGGCGGCCTCGAAAGCGGTCGACGACGACCCCGCCTCCCGTTGGTCCAGCGAGTTCCAGGTCGATCCACAGTGGATACAGGTCGACCTCGGCGAGGTGTGGTCGATCACCACCGTCGAGATCGTCTGGGAGCGGGCGTTCGCGCAGGCGTACCACGTCGACGTCTCCACGGACGGCAGCGACTGGAAACGGGTGTACGCCACCACGTCCGGCGCCGAGGGCCTGGCGACCATCTCGGCCGGGCCGGCACCGGGCCGGTACGTGCGGATCACCGGCACCGCGCGCAGCACGGAGTCCGACCACCTGCTCTACGGCTACTCGATCCTGGAGTGCCGCATTCGCTGA
- a CDS encoding sigma-70 family RNA polymerase sigma factor, whose protein sequence is MDPATGSAPPSEVSSLPTHDEALRLAYETHGPILLNYLLRLTSGNRGMAEDILQETLMRAWNHPEARTADGQWSRGWLFTVARRIAIDHIRAAQGRPVEQLDERLEERHAAADEIDRLLNTREIRDAVARLPVRLRSALIEVYFQERSVAEAAENLAVPEGTVKSRTFYALRALHEDLTSRGFTL, encoded by the coding sequence ATGGATCCGGCCACGGGCAGCGCGCCGCCGAGCGAGGTGTCGTCACTGCCGACTCATGACGAGGCGCTACGGCTCGCCTACGAGACCCACGGCCCCATCCTGCTGAACTACCTGTTGCGTCTGACCAGCGGAAACCGCGGCATGGCCGAGGACATCCTGCAGGAGACGCTGATGCGGGCGTGGAACCATCCGGAGGCGCGCACCGCCGACGGGCAGTGGAGCCGCGGCTGGCTGTTCACGGTGGCGCGGCGGATCGCGATCGACCACATCCGGGCAGCTCAGGGCCGGCCGGTGGAGCAGCTCGACGAGCGCCTCGAGGAGCGGCACGCCGCCGCCGACGAGATCGACCGCCTGCTCAACACCCGCGAGATCCGGGACGCGGTGGCCCGGCTCCCGGTGCGGCTGCGCAGCGCGCTCATCGAGGTCTACTTCCAGGAGCGCTCGGTGGCCGAGGCCGCGGAGAACCTCGCGGTGCCGGAGGGCACGGTCAAGTCGCGTACCTTCTATGCGTTGCGCGCGCTGCACGAGGATCTGACGTCGCGCGGCTTCACGCTCTGA
- a CDS encoding zf-HC2 domain-containing protein: MSASTCDDGTARSLVGFLVLGRLTEAEHGRVTAHLETCASCRAERDQLEKVVAVLRMLGEDEVHALVDEFGLDGDGTAADDQLFGAPGAPRPFLPSSLLPVSAIPISGIPISGIPVSGIPISPAEPPPFPARAVVRPPAESQALRAVARPPAEPQPPRAALRGPGDSQALRGPADSQAALWAPADWRASRGPADSQAVRGPVDSQAALWGPADSQALRGPAESQAVRGPVDSQAALWGPADSQALRGPAESQAARRPTDSQAARRPTDSQAVRAVAGDAGESQASRVDPAASQASRLEAAVRPATGELRPVARIGPAPSIDRAQLRMAEGYLPPRPATGPLARGPHSHRRQRSRRRTRVLVVAGVLVAAVGTSLLVRPLLTEEPPPVVAVASIDDEASGVAVSALLYEEDGRVSVRLTADGLTPGTAYQLFVVQDDGTDLLLGALSGDPGGGTFSGDVPLPVDALWYFSVREVDGALTVSANVVEGSPAPGESDAGTP; encoded by the coding sequence TTGAGCGCGTCCACATGCGACGACGGGACCGCGCGGTCCCTCGTCGGCTTCCTGGTGCTCGGCCGTCTGACCGAGGCCGAGCACGGGAGGGTGACGGCGCACCTGGAGACCTGCGCGTCCTGCCGCGCGGAGCGGGACCAGCTGGAGAAGGTCGTCGCGGTGCTCCGCATGCTCGGCGAGGACGAGGTGCACGCGCTGGTCGACGAGTTCGGCCTGGACGGCGACGGCACCGCCGCGGACGACCAGCTCTTCGGCGCGCCCGGCGCCCCACGGCCGTTCCTGCCGTCGTCACTGCTGCCGGTCTCGGCGATCCCGATCTCCGGCATACCGATCTCCGGAATCCCGGTGTCCGGAATCCCGATCTCCCCGGCCGAGCCACCGCCGTTCCCGGCCCGCGCGGTGGTCCGCCCCCCGGCCGAGTCGCAGGCACTCCGCGCGGTGGCCCGGCCACCCGCGGAGCCCCAGCCGCCCCGCGCCGCCCTCCGCGGCCCTGGCGACTCGCAGGCCCTCCGCGGCCCGGCCGATTCGCAGGCCGCCCTCTGGGCGCCGGCCGATTGGCGAGCTTCGCGCGGTCCGGCCGACTCGCAGGCCGTGCGCGGACCGGTCGACTCGCAGGCCGCCCTCTGGGGACCGGCCGATTCGCAAGCTCTGCGCGGCCCAGCAGAGTCGCAGGCCGTGCGCGGACCGGTCGACTCGCAGGCCGCCCTCTGGGGACCGGCCGATTCGCAAGCTCTGCGCGGCCCAGCAGAGTCGCAGGCCGCGCGCCGGCCCACTGACTCGCAGGCCGCGCGCCGGCCCACTGACTCGCAGGCCGTGCGTGCGGTCGCCGGTGACGCCGGAGAGTCGCAGGCGAGCCGGGTCGATCCGGCGGCCTCGCAGGCGAGCCGGCTGGAGGCGGCCGTCCGGCCGGCGACCGGCGAGCTGCGCCCGGTGGCCCGGATCGGCCCGGCGCCGTCCATCGACCGTGCCCAGCTGCGTATGGCCGAGGGCTACCTGCCGCCGCGCCCGGCCACCGGCCCGCTGGCCCGCGGCCCGCACTCGCACCGCCGCCAGCGCTCCCGCCGACGTACCCGTGTGCTGGTCGTCGCGGGTGTGCTCGTCGCCGCCGTCGGCACGTCGCTGCTGGTCAGGCCGCTGCTGACGGAGGAGCCGCCGCCGGTGGTCGCGGTCGCGTCGATCGACGACGAGGCGAGCGGCGTGGCCGTCTCCGCGCTGCTCTACGAGGAGGACGGCCGGGTCAGCGTGCGGCTCACCGCGGACGGGCTGACCCCGGGCACCGCCTACCAGCTGTTCGTGGTCCAGGACGACGGCACCGACCTGCTGCTCGGTGCGCTGTCCGGCGATCCCGGCGGCGGCACGTTCAGCGGGGACGTCCCGCTGCCGGTCGACGCGCTCTGGTACTTCAGCGTGCGGGAGGTCGACGGTGCGCTTACCGTCTCCGCGAACGTCGTCGAGGGTTCCCCCGCACCCGGCGAGTCGGACGCGGGGACACCATGA
- a CDS encoding RICIN domain-containing protein: MTERVAALPSIGVRAWRSLRTTRQRVEAGVAFTAAVACVVAAGIQVGPALAEPKIEGVAVPAEVLPAIVVGVTSCPDLTGPRLAAQLMAASEFNTAARSATGQGLAGLDDEGWKKWAPWSGAQRADVLANVLALAHRTCESVGQARSFGVEGDLWEAAVAAEESGLTAVVQAKRVPDAARAHVDTVTGYANWYADQPQFTGEQAEPESSGAPGVNGETIPEEYVGLVVEAGKICPAASAPRIAAQLMALSAFNPNLRGHNGGMGIAQFTPEMWRLYRPSANASVWDPKAAIPAMGSAVCSLRNQLSGLHLEDDGQAGDPGVLALAAYQWGMTAVRAEGGVPRNAFVAQLPDMVDSLAPVYEKDGRLIPVTPSPSAAPTTAGPSSSSSPSPSAPGTPSPSPSGAAPSSPAPSAPASSPAAPAWDPKASWVIKNVYSGRVIDVPGYQETTAGGTTMHLWDRADGDRDQFWHVVAAPEAGWFFIKNAWNNKVLGIRDGSTANHAELVMQDEAATVPTQHWQLKDLGEGRYHIINRKSGKALDLNGDDCCGGNGTPIQQYDLQDFAVDQRWTLSK; encoded by the coding sequence GTGACGGAGCGGGTGGCCGCGCTGCCGTCGATCGGAGTGCGGGCCTGGCGCTCCCTACGCACCACGCGGCAGCGAGTCGAGGCGGGCGTCGCGTTCACCGCGGCCGTGGCCTGCGTGGTCGCCGCCGGCATCCAGGTCGGCCCGGCCCTGGCCGAGCCGAAGATCGAGGGCGTCGCGGTCCCCGCCGAGGTGCTCCCGGCGATCGTGGTCGGCGTGACCTCCTGCCCGGACCTCACCGGGCCCCGGCTCGCCGCGCAGCTGATGGCCGCCTCCGAATTCAACACGGCCGCGCGGTCCGCCACCGGCCAGGGGTTGGCCGGTCTGGACGACGAGGGGTGGAAGAAGTGGGCACCCTGGTCCGGCGCCCAGCGCGCGGACGTGCTGGCCAACGTGCTGGCGCTGGCGCACCGCACCTGTGAGAGCGTGGGCCAGGCCCGCAGCTTCGGGGTCGAGGGTGACCTCTGGGAGGCCGCCGTCGCCGCCGAGGAGAGCGGTCTGACGGCCGTGGTGCAGGCGAAGCGCGTGCCGGACGCGGCCCGTGCGCACGTGGACACCGTGACCGGCTACGCCAACTGGTACGCGGATCAGCCGCAGTTCACCGGCGAGCAGGCCGAGCCGGAGTCGTCCGGTGCGCCCGGCGTCAACGGCGAGACCATCCCGGAGGAGTACGTCGGGCTGGTCGTCGAGGCCGGGAAGATCTGCCCGGCCGCGAGCGCGCCGCGCATCGCCGCGCAGCTGATGGCGCTCTCCGCGTTCAACCCGAACCTGCGCGGTCACAACGGCGGCATGGGCATCGCCCAGTTCACCCCCGAGATGTGGCGGCTCTACCGCCCGTCGGCGAACGCCTCGGTCTGGGACCCGAAGGCGGCGATCCCGGCGATGGGCAGCGCCGTGTGCTCGCTGCGCAACCAGCTCTCCGGCCTGCATCTGGAGGACGACGGCCAGGCCGGCGACCCGGGCGTGCTGGCACTCGCGGCGTACCAGTGGGGGATGACCGCGGTCCGCGCCGAGGGCGGCGTGCCGCGCAACGCGTTCGTCGCGCAGCTTCCGGACATGGTCGACTCGCTCGCGCCGGTGTACGAGAAGGACGGCCGGCTGATCCCGGTGACGCCGTCGCCGTCGGCCGCGCCCACCACGGCGGGCCCGAGCTCCAGCTCCAGCCCCAGCCCGAGCGCGCCGGGCACGCCATCGCCGAGCCCGTCCGGCGCGGCGCCGTCCTCGCCGGCGCCGTCCGCCCCGGCCTCGTCCCCGGCCGCGCCGGCCTGGGATCCGAAGGCGTCGTGGGTCATCAAGAACGTGTACAGCGGCCGGGTGATCGACGTGCCCGGCTACCAGGAGACCACGGCCGGCGGCACCACCATGCACCTGTGGGACCGGGCCGACGGGGACAGGGACCAGTTCTGGCACGTCGTGGCGGCTCCGGAGGCCGGGTGGTTCTTCATCAAGAACGCCTGGAACAACAAGGTGCTCGGCATCCGGGACGGCTCCACCGCCAACCACGCCGAGCTGGTGATGCAGGATGAGGCCGCCACCGTGCCCACGCAGCACTGGCAGCTGAAGGACCTGGGCGAGGGCCGTTACCACATCATCAACCGGAAGAGCGGCAAGGCGCTCGACCTGAACGGTGACGACTGCTGCGGCGGCAACGGTACGCCGATCCAGCAGTACGACCTTCAGGACTTCGCGGTCGACCAGAGATGGACACTCTCCAAGTGA
- a CDS encoding sigma-70 family RNA polymerase sigma factor — protein MDVREQAQVDAEADAWLRAVQAAHGPIVYRYLAGVTLGDRAAAEDMLQEVLLRAWRHYPTLSRTPDTVRAWMFAVARNLVIDAGRARRARPTEVSPPDLTQLPEPGDAMDRVLTAGVVREALRQLSPVHRAVLIEIYFGGAQASDVADRLGVPEGTVKSRAHYALRALRGVLQQMET, from the coding sequence GTGGACGTACGAGAGCAGGCGCAGGTCGATGCCGAGGCGGACGCGTGGCTGCGGGCGGTGCAGGCCGCGCACGGGCCGATCGTGTACCGGTATCTCGCCGGGGTGACCCTCGGCGACCGCGCCGCTGCGGAGGACATGCTGCAGGAGGTGCTGCTCCGTGCGTGGCGGCACTACCCGACGCTGTCCCGGACCCCGGACACCGTGCGTGCCTGGATGTTCGCCGTGGCTCGCAACCTGGTCATCGACGCGGGGCGGGCCCGGCGTGCCCGGCCGACCGAGGTCAGCCCGCCCGACCTGACCCAGCTGCCGGAGCCGGGCGACGCGATGGACCGGGTGCTCACCGCGGGCGTCGTCCGTGAGGCGTTGCGGCAGCTCAGCCCGGTGCACCGGGCCGTGCTCATCGAGATCTACTTCGGCGGCGCGCAGGCATCGGACGTGGCTGACCGGCTGGGCGTCCCGGAGGGTACCGTCAAGTCACGCGCGCACTACGCCCTGCGCGCGCTCCGCGGTGTTCTCCAGCAGATGGAAACCTGA